Proteins co-encoded in one Streptomyces roseochromogenus subsp. oscitans DS 12.976 genomic window:
- the glgX gene encoding glycogen debranching protein GlgX, translating to MTARSPRKGLPVWSGQPYPLGAAFDGQGTNFAVFSEVAERVELILVDDAGTATPVRLHEVDGFVWHAYLPGIAPGQRYGYRVYGPWQPSLGHRCNPAKLLLDPYARAVDGQIDNHASLYERSPDGPAPADSAGHSMLGVVTDPYFDWGDDRPPRTPYSDSVIYEAHVRGLTRTHPDVPERLRGTYAGLAHPAVIEHLTSLGVTAVELMPVHQFVQDGVLQDRGLSNYWGYNTIGFFAPHNAYAAFGTLGQQVNEFKAMVKALHAAGLEVILDVVYNHTAEGSERGPTLSFRGIDNASYYRLVDGDWAHYYDTTGTGNSLLMRHPYVLQLIMDSLRYWVTEMHVDGFRFDLAATLARQFHEVDRLSAFFDLIQQDPVISRVKLIAEPWDVGEGGYQVGNFPPLWSEWNGKYRDAVRDFWRAEPGSLGEFASRLTGSSDLYQHSRRRPRASVNFVTAHDGFTLRDLVSYNDKHNAANGEDNRDGECHNRSWNCGTEGDTKDPAVLELRARQQRNLLATLLLSQGIPMLCHGDELGRTQRGNNNAYCQDNVISWIDWELTDEQRSLKDFTRHVIALRSAHPVLRRRRFFRGETATNAAQPLPDLMWLRPDAREMARRDWQRGDAHSVGAFLNGDAIAERDAYGRRMTDDSFLLLVNGYWEPVDFRLPDASFGERWTTLIDTADPDGVPDERERKAGTRVRAEARSLILLSRPSRAAS from the coding sequence GTGACCGCCCGTTCCCCTCGGAAAGGGCTGCCCGTGTGGAGCGGGCAGCCCTACCCATTGGGCGCCGCGTTCGACGGACAGGGCACGAACTTCGCCGTGTTCAGCGAGGTGGCCGAACGGGTCGAGCTGATCCTCGTCGACGACGCGGGCACCGCGACGCCCGTTCGGCTGCACGAGGTCGACGGATTCGTCTGGCACGCCTATCTGCCCGGCATCGCGCCGGGCCAGCGCTACGGCTACCGGGTGTACGGCCCCTGGCAGCCCTCGCTCGGCCACCGGTGCAATCCGGCGAAGCTGCTGCTCGACCCGTACGCCCGGGCCGTGGACGGCCAGATCGACAACCACGCCTCGCTGTACGAGCGCTCCCCGGACGGCCCCGCCCCCGCCGACAGTGCCGGGCACTCCATGCTGGGCGTGGTCACCGACCCGTACTTCGACTGGGGCGACGACCGCCCGCCCCGGACGCCGTACTCGGACTCGGTGATCTACGAGGCCCACGTACGCGGCCTGACCCGCACCCACCCCGACGTCCCCGAGCGGCTGCGCGGCACCTACGCCGGCCTCGCGCACCCTGCCGTCATCGAGCATCTGACCTCGCTCGGAGTGACCGCGGTGGAGCTGATGCCGGTGCACCAGTTCGTGCAGGACGGGGTGCTCCAGGACCGGGGCCTGTCCAACTACTGGGGCTACAACACCATCGGCTTCTTCGCCCCGCACAACGCCTACGCTGCCTTCGGCACCCTCGGCCAGCAGGTCAACGAGTTCAAGGCCATGGTGAAGGCGCTGCACGCGGCCGGTCTCGAGGTGATCCTCGACGTGGTCTACAACCACACCGCCGAGGGCAGCGAGCGGGGCCCGACCCTGTCCTTCCGGGGCATCGACAACGCCTCCTACTACCGGCTGGTGGACGGCGACTGGGCGCACTACTACGACACCACGGGCACCGGCAACAGCCTGCTGATGCGGCATCCATACGTACTCCAGCTCATCATGGACTCGCTGCGGTACTGGGTCACCGAGATGCACGTCGACGGCTTCCGCTTCGACCTCGCGGCCACGCTGGCCCGGCAGTTCCACGAGGTGGACCGGCTGTCGGCGTTCTTCGACCTGATCCAGCAGGACCCGGTGATCAGCCGCGTCAAGCTCATCGCCGAACCCTGGGACGTGGGGGAGGGCGGCTACCAGGTGGGCAACTTCCCGCCGCTGTGGTCGGAGTGGAACGGCAAGTACCGGGACGCCGTACGGGACTTCTGGCGGGCCGAGCCGGGCTCGCTCGGCGAGTTCGCCTCCCGGCTGACCGGCTCCTCCGACCTCTACCAGCACAGCCGGCGCAGGCCGCGGGCGAGCGTCAACTTCGTCACCGCGCACGACGGTTTCACGCTGCGCGACCTGGTGTCGTACAACGACAAGCACAACGCGGCCAACGGCGAGGACAACCGGGACGGCGAGTGCCACAACCGGTCCTGGAACTGCGGGACGGAGGGCGACACCAAGGACCCGGCCGTCCTCGAACTGCGCGCCCGCCAGCAGCGCAACCTGCTGGCCACGCTGCTGCTGTCGCAGGGCATCCCCATGCTCTGTCACGGCGACGAACTCGGCCGCACCCAGCGGGGCAACAACAACGCCTACTGCCAGGACAACGTGATCTCCTGGATCGACTGGGAACTGACGGACGAGCAGCGGTCGTTGAAGGATTTCACCCGGCACGTGATCGCACTGCGCTCCGCGCACCCGGTGCTGCGCCGGCGCCGCTTCTTCCGCGGCGAGACCGCGACCAACGCCGCACAGCCGCTGCCCGACCTGATGTGGCTCAGGCCCGACGCCCGCGAGATGGCCCGCCGGGACTGGCAGCGCGGTGACGCGCACTCGGTGGGCGCGTTCCTCAACGGCGACGCCATCGCCGAACGCGACGCCTACGGGCGCCGGATGACCGACGACTCCTTCCTCCTCCTCGTCAACGGCTACTGGGAGCCGGTCGACTTCCGCCTCCCCGACGCCTCCTTCGGCGAGCGCTGGACGACCCTGATCGATACCGCCGACCCGGACGGTGTCCCGGACGAACGCGAACGCAAGGCCGGCACGAGGGTTCGCGCGGAGGCCCGCAGTCTCATCCTGCTGTCACGACCGTCGCGGGCGGCGAGCTGA
- a CDS encoding VOC family protein, which produces MNHNASAGGGPRKRDVVSTHSVFGAPCWVSLTSRDLQATQDFYTAVLGWRWRGAKLGEHFRIALADGVPVAGIAAVAAMWQMAVAWTPYFAVPDADVAVARARERGGTAAVGPLSFPPGRAALLADRDGATFGIWQGELVGNWEAWRRASPTFIRLHTRDAFDAALFYGEILDWASGKPGCCEVEYEGGEVVLRSEGDIVARIDSGAVESAPDPSVRPHWQIHFAVADVLGCARTAEKHGGSVLSEEEDEAILRDPDGAQFTVTARRAR; this is translated from the coding sequence ATGAACCACAACGCCTCCGCCGGCGGTGGACCGCGCAAGCGAGACGTCGTCTCCACGCACTCCGTCTTCGGCGCGCCGTGCTGGGTGAGCCTGACCAGCCGTGACCTCCAGGCCACCCAGGACTTCTACACGGCCGTGCTCGGCTGGCGCTGGCGCGGCGCCAAGCTCGGCGAGCACTTCCGCATAGCGCTGGCGGACGGGGTGCCGGTGGCGGGGATCGCCGCCGTCGCCGCCATGTGGCAGATGGCGGTGGCGTGGACGCCGTACTTCGCCGTGCCGGACGCCGATGTGGCGGTGGCCCGGGCCCGCGAGCGCGGCGGTACGGCGGCCGTCGGGCCGCTGTCCTTCCCGCCGGGCCGGGCCGCGCTGCTCGCCGACCGGGACGGGGCCACCTTCGGCATCTGGCAGGGGGAACTGGTCGGCAACTGGGAGGCCTGGCGGCGGGCGTCGCCGACCTTCATCCGGCTGCACACGCGCGACGCCTTCGACGCCGCGCTGTTCTACGGCGAGATCCTCGACTGGGCGTCCGGGAAGCCGGGCTGCTGCGAGGTGGAGTACGAGGGCGGCGAGGTGGTGCTGCGCAGCGAGGGCGACATCGTTGCCCGGATCGACTCGGGCGCGGTGGAGTCGGCACCGGATCCCTCCGTACGGCCGCACTGGCAGATCCACTTCGCCGTCGCGGACGTCCTGGGCTGCGCCCGCACGGCCGAGAAGCACGGGGGCAGTGTGCTGAGCGAGGAGGAGGACGAGGCGATCCTTCGTGATCCGGACGGCGCGCAGTTCACTGTGACGGCACGCCGGGCTCGCTGA
- a CDS encoding ANTAR domain-containing protein, whose product MGASEPERISELQAQVDQLKEAVASHAVVDQAIGMMVALGRVTPDEGWEVLKEVSQHTNIKLRNIAELILIWGRRGDIPPEVSAALEDALDRYGPTQVPGAPEA is encoded by the coding sequence ATGGGAGCGAGTGAGCCCGAACGGATCTCCGAGCTGCAGGCGCAAGTGGACCAGTTGAAGGAGGCCGTGGCCTCTCATGCGGTCGTCGACCAGGCGATCGGGATGATGGTGGCCCTGGGCCGAGTGACCCCGGACGAGGGCTGGGAGGTGCTGAAGGAAGTCTCCCAGCACACCAACATCAAGCTGCGCAACATCGCCGAGCTGATCCTCATCTGGGGTCGCCGCGGCGACATCCCGCCTGAGGTCAGCGCCGCCCTGGAAGACGCCCTGGACCGGTACGGCCCCACACAGGTGCCGGGCGCCCCGGAAGCGTGA
- a CDS encoding RNA polymerase sigma factor SigF: MRVTGSTKAHPHDDAPDTEESFELLARLPDGPERRELRDELVRLWLPMAERIAVRFRGRGEALEDLYQVAALGLVKAVDHYDPERGRAFEAYAVPTVTGEIKRHFRDHMWTLHVPRRVQDLRNRVRSAAKELAQNTPGRPPTVAEIAAHTRLTEDEVRTGMEALECFSALSLDAEVAGSDGYALGDSLGGPDPGYDLVVDRAAVRPCLAALPERERTILYLRFFGGMTQSTIAQQLGISQMHVSRLLTGCFDRLREELLAEVH; the protein is encoded by the coding sequence ATGCGTGTCACCGGCAGCACAAAAGCCCACCCGCACGACGACGCCCCCGACACCGAAGAGTCCTTCGAGCTGCTCGCAAGGCTGCCCGACGGCCCGGAGCGGCGGGAGCTGCGGGATGAACTGGTCCGACTGTGGCTGCCCATGGCCGAGCGGATCGCCGTGCGGTTCCGCGGCCGCGGGGAGGCCCTGGAGGACCTGTACCAGGTGGCCGCCCTCGGTCTGGTCAAGGCCGTCGACCACTACGACCCGGAGCGCGGCCGCGCCTTCGAGGCGTACGCCGTACCCACCGTCACCGGTGAGATCAAGCGCCACTTCCGCGACCACATGTGGACCCTGCACGTGCCCCGCCGGGTGCAGGACCTGCGCAACCGGGTCCGCTCCGCCGCGAAGGAACTGGCCCAGAACACCCCGGGGCGCCCGCCCACCGTGGCGGAGATCGCCGCCCACACGCGGCTCACCGAGGACGAGGTGCGCACCGGCATGGAGGCGCTGGAATGCTTCTCCGCGCTGTCCCTGGACGCCGAGGTGGCCGGCAGCGACGGCTACGCCCTCGGGGACTCGCTCGGCGGTCCCGACCCCGGTTACGACCTCGTGGTCGACCGGGCCGCTGTCAGGCCGTGTCTCGCGGCGCTGCCGGAACGCGAGCGCACCATCCTCTACCTGCGGTTCTTCGGCGGGATGACACAGAGCACGATCGCCCAGCAGCTCGGCATATCGCAGATGCACGTCTCCCGGCTGCTCACCGGTTGCTTCGACCGGCTGCGCGAGGAACTGCTCGCCGAGGTCCACTGA
- a CDS encoding MarR family winged helix-turn-helix transcriptional regulator: protein MSETLPEELADTLVRIQRLIRRRLRGGMTLPRLRGAEVELLRLVEARPGIGISDAARALHLASNSVSTLVNQLVRDGFLLRETDPADRRAARLRLTEAAEKRLGDWRRRRAELVVRHVSLLDEADQEALRAALPALRKLAAGLHEEAEDG from the coding sequence GTGTCCGAGACCCTCCCGGAAGAGCTGGCGGACACGCTGGTGCGCATCCAGCGGCTGATCCGGCGGCGGCTGCGCGGCGGGATGACCCTGCCCCGCCTGCGCGGTGCCGAGGTGGAACTGCTGCGGCTGGTCGAGGCCCGGCCCGGCATCGGCATCTCGGACGCGGCGAGGGCGCTGCACCTTGCGAGCAACTCCGTGTCGACCCTGGTCAACCAGCTCGTCCGGGACGGTTTCCTGCTCCGCGAGACCGACCCCGCCGACCGGCGCGCCGCGCGGCTGCGGCTGACCGAAGCCGCCGAGAAGCGGCTCGGCGACTGGCGGCGACGCCGGGCCGAACTGGTCGTCCGGCATGTGTCCCTGCTCGACGAGGCCGACCAGGAGGCCCTGCGCGCGGCCCTGCCGGCCCTGCGCAAGCTGGCCGCCGGCCTGCACGAGGAGGCCGAAGACGGATGA
- a CDS encoding ABC transporter ATP-binding protein — protein sequence MGTADTADSAGVSAASLGTADAVGASAEAVRCAQLVYAFGDTHAVDGLDLDVREGEVFGLLGPNGAGKTTAIRCITTLLPVPTGTVRVFGHDAARERMAVRRLLGYVPQQLSADSGLTGRENVALFARVFDVPRRERAARVAQALAAVDLADAADRLAGTYSGGMVRRLELAQALVSAPRLLILDEPTIGLDPIARTGVWKHINAVRAATGMTVLVTTHYMDEADQYCDRIGLMHRGRIRALGTPVELRRGLAERQGADTLPTLEDVFRDVAGSGLGDNSGGGFRDVRSTRRTARRVG from the coding sequence GTGGGCACGGCCGACACCGCCGACTCCGCCGGCGTCTCCGCCGCATCCCTCGGCACCGCCGATGCGGTCGGCGCCTCCGCCGAGGCCGTCCGCTGTGCCCAGCTCGTCTACGCCTTCGGGGACACCCATGCCGTCGACGGCCTCGACCTCGACGTGCGCGAGGGTGAGGTGTTCGGGCTGCTCGGGCCGAACGGGGCCGGCAAGACCACCGCCATCCGCTGCATCACCACCCTTCTGCCCGTCCCCACCGGCACGGTCCGCGTCTTCGGGCACGATGCCGCCAGGGAGCGCATGGCGGTGCGCCGGCTGCTCGGCTACGTCCCGCAGCAGCTGTCCGCCGACAGCGGGCTCACCGGCCGGGAGAACGTCGCCCTGTTCGCCCGTGTCTTCGACGTGCCCCGCCGCGAGCGCGCCGCACGGGTCGCCCAGGCGCTGGCCGCCGTCGATCTCGCCGACGCCGCCGACCGGCTCGCCGGCACCTACTCCGGCGGCATGGTCCGCCGCCTCGAACTCGCCCAGGCCCTGGTCAGCGCCCCCCGGCTGCTGATCCTGGACGAGCCCACCATCGGCCTGGACCCGATCGCCCGCACCGGCGTCTGGAAGCACATCAACGCCGTCCGCGCGGCCACCGGCATGACCGTCCTCGTCACCACCCACTACATGGACGAGGCCGACCAGTACTGCGACCGCATCGGCCTGATGCATCGCGGCCGTATCCGCGCCCTCGGCACCCCCGTCGAGCTGCGCCGTGGCCTGGCCGAACGCCAGGGCGCCGACACCCTTCCCACGCTGGAGGACGTCTTCCGCGACGTCGCCGGCAGCGGCCTCGGCGACAACTCCGGAGGAGGTTTCCGCGATGTCCGCAGCACCCGCCGCACGGCGCGCCGCGTCGGCTGA
- a CDS encoding ABC transporter permease has product MSAAPAARRAASADRTPGSGTDLLLSPPVPRAGWRLLPARVVAMCAVELQKLRHDRTELYTRAVQPALWLLIFGQTFTRIRAIPTGGVPYIDFMAPGIIAQSAMFIAIFYGIQIIWERDAGILNKLLVTPTPRSALITGKAFAAGVKSLIQAIVVIVIAAVLGVALTWNPLKLLGVAVAVVLASAFFSCLSMTIAGIVLSRDRLMGFGQAITMPLFFGSNALYPVSVMPGWLQAVSKVNPLSYQVDALRGLLLGTPAHLGTDFAVLLVAAALGITAASSLLGRLAR; this is encoded by the coding sequence ATGTCCGCAGCACCCGCCGCACGGCGCGCCGCGTCGGCTGACCGCACCCCCGGCAGCGGCACCGATCTGCTGCTCAGCCCGCCCGTCCCGCGCGCCGGCTGGCGGCTGCTGCCCGCCCGGGTCGTCGCCATGTGCGCGGTCGAGCTGCAGAAGCTGCGGCACGACCGGACCGAGCTGTACACTCGCGCGGTCCAGCCCGCCCTGTGGCTGCTGATCTTCGGCCAGACCTTCACCCGGATCCGGGCGATACCCACCGGCGGTGTCCCGTACATCGACTTCATGGCGCCCGGCATCATCGCCCAGTCGGCGATGTTCATCGCGATCTTCTACGGCATCCAGATCATCTGGGAACGTGACGCGGGCATCCTGAACAAGCTCCTCGTCACCCCGACCCCGCGCTCCGCACTGATCACCGGCAAGGCGTTCGCCGCCGGGGTGAAGTCGCTGATCCAGGCGATCGTCGTCATCGTCATCGCCGCCGTGCTCGGCGTGGCCCTCACCTGGAACCCGCTGAAGCTGCTCGGCGTCGCCGTCGCCGTGGTCCTCGCCTCCGCCTTCTTCTCCTGCCTGTCCATGACCATCGCGGGCATCGTCCTCAGCCGCGACCGGCTGATGGGCTTCGGACAGGCGATCACCATGCCGCTGTTCTTCGGCTCCAACGCCCTGTACCCCGTCTCGGTGATGCCGGGCTGGCTGCAGGCCGTCAGCAAGGTCAACCCGCTGAGCTACCAAGTCGACGCCCTGCGTGGCCTGCTGCTCGGCACGCCCGCGCATCTCGGCACCGACTTCGCCGTGCTGCTGGTGGCCGCCGCGCTCGGCATCACCGCGGCCTCCTCACTGCTCGGCCGCCTGGCCCGCTGA
- the hemC gene encoding hydroxymethylbilane synthase has protein sequence MRMPVPELIRIVSRDSPMALAQVERVRAELAVLHPGVRTEVVPVKTTGDKWLGDLAKVEGKGAFTKEVDAALLAGKADLAVHCVKDVPADRPLPAGTVFAAFLKRDDIRDALVHPDGLTLDELPAGTRIGTSSVRRVAQLAATHPHLDCVPFRGNANRRLQKLAEGEADALLLAVAGLERIGRTDVISEVLSTETMMPPIGAGILALQCREDDTELIDTVSGLGHPDTYREATAERMFLHVLQGHCNSPIAGYARVDGGGELSLRACVFTPDGKTRLNAHEWAGRLDPATLGTSVAVALLRQGAREIIDGIPH, from the coding sequence GTGCGCATGCCGGTTCCCGAACTGATCCGAATCGTCTCCCGTGACTCCCCCATGGCCCTGGCCCAAGTCGAGCGGGTCCGCGCCGAGTTGGCCGTACTGCACCCAGGTGTGCGCACCGAGGTGGTTCCGGTGAAGACCACCGGCGACAAGTGGCTCGGCGATCTGGCCAAGGTCGAGGGCAAGGGGGCGTTCACCAAGGAGGTGGACGCGGCCCTGCTGGCCGGGAAGGCCGATCTCGCGGTGCACTGCGTCAAGGACGTGCCCGCCGACCGGCCGCTGCCCGCCGGGACGGTGTTCGCCGCGTTCCTGAAGCGGGACGACATCCGTGACGCCCTGGTGCACCCGGACGGCCTCACCCTGGACGAACTGCCGGCCGGCACCCGGATCGGCACCTCCTCGGTACGCCGGGTGGCCCAACTGGCCGCCACGCACCCGCACCTGGACTGCGTGCCGTTCCGCGGCAACGCCAACCGCCGGCTGCAGAAGCTGGCCGAGGGCGAGGCGGACGCGCTGCTGCTGGCGGTGGCGGGGCTGGAGCGGATCGGCCGGACGGACGTGATCAGCGAGGTGCTGTCGACGGAGACGATGATGCCGCCGATCGGCGCGGGCATCCTCGCCCTGCAGTGCCGTGAGGACGACACCGAGCTGATCGACACCGTCAGCGGGCTCGGCCACCCGGACACCTATCGCGAGGCGACGGCCGAACGGATGTTCCTGCATGTGCTGCAGGGGCACTGCAACAGCCCCATCGCCGGCTACGCGCGCGTGGACGGCGGCGGGGAACTGTCCCTGCGGGCCTGTGTGTTCACCCCGGACGGCAAGACCCGGCTGAACGCCCACGAGTGGGCGGGCCGGCTCGACCCGGCCACCCTCGGCACCTCGGTCGCGGTGGCACTGCTGCGACAGGGCGCCCGGGAGATCATCGACGGCATCCCGCACTGA
- a CDS encoding ATP-dependent DNA ligase translates to MLATPGTLPPAAQDERWAYETKQDGQRVMAYLPGDGSVLLRARSGEDITAAYPELGPLAGALGTTPAVLDGEVLALDEQGRADFQLLQSRMGLAHAPAQAARRAARVPVHLVLFDVPYLEESLLRLPYVRRRARLTELGLAGPYWSTPGAVTGHGAEALAATREHGLEGLVCKRLDSVYEPGVRSRAWIKIRNMRAEDVVVGGWLPGRGRLSGLPGAVLVGQRDARGKLRYVGGVGTGWSEAERAELARLLAAAASDRCPFDPAPRIPDARWVLPRLVGEVSYSTRTRAGLLRQPSWLRLRPDLAPEESAADLPEGLG, encoded by the coding sequence ATGCTCGCCACTCCCGGCACCCTGCCGCCCGCCGCACAGGACGAGCGGTGGGCGTACGAGACCAAGCAGGACGGCCAGCGGGTGATGGCCTATCTCCCCGGCGACGGCAGCGTGCTGCTGCGCGCCCGCTCGGGCGAGGACATCACCGCGGCCTATCCCGAACTGGGGCCGCTCGCGGGCGCGCTGGGCACCACGCCCGCCGTGCTGGACGGTGAGGTGCTGGCCCTGGACGAACAGGGCCGGGCCGACTTCCAGTTGCTGCAGAGCCGGATGGGCCTCGCGCACGCCCCGGCACAGGCGGCGCGCCGGGCCGCCCGGGTGCCGGTGCACCTGGTGCTGTTCGACGTGCCGTACCTGGAGGAGTCCCTGCTACGGCTGCCGTACGTACGGCGGCGGGCCCGGCTGACAGAGCTGGGCCTGGCCGGGCCGTACTGGTCGACACCGGGTGCCGTGACCGGGCACGGCGCCGAGGCGCTCGCCGCGACCAGGGAGCACGGACTGGAGGGCCTGGTGTGCAAGCGCCTGGACTCGGTGTACGAGCCCGGTGTGCGCTCCCGCGCCTGGATCAAGATCCGGAACATGCGTGCCGAGGACGTAGTGGTCGGCGGCTGGCTGCCGGGCAGGGGGCGGCTGAGCGGGCTGCCCGGCGCTGTTCTGGTCGGTCAGCGCGACGCGCGTGGCAAGCTGCGGTACGTCGGCGGCGTGGGCACCGGCTGGAGCGAGGCGGAGCGGGCCGAACTGGCCCGGCTGCTGGCGGCCGCCGCGAGCGACCGGTGCCCCTTCGACCCGGCACCCCGGATCCCGGACGCCCGCTGGGTGCTGCCCCGGCTGGTGGGAGAGGTCAGCTACAGCACCCGTACCCGGGCCGGACTGCTGCGTCAGCCGTCCTGGCTGCGGCTGCGCCCGGATCTGGCACCGGAGGAGTCGGCGGCCGACCTGCCCGAGGGCCTCGGGTGA
- a CDS encoding TetR/AcrR family transcriptional regulator, with amino-acid sequence MARRTARAEQVSVTREAILTAAERLFAEHGVYAVSNRQVSEAAGQGNNAAVGYHFGTKADLVRAVARRHAERIEVLRERALVAAGDSTDVRDWVDCLVRPVTEHLAGLGSPTWYARFCAQVMTDPVLREIMVEESMVSPALRQAVEGLNRTLPELPPEVRAERGQMVRLLILHTCAERERALAEGAPTARATWAEAADGLADAVLGLWLAPVGPAR; translated from the coding sequence ATGGCGCGCAGGACGGCGCGGGCCGAGCAGGTGAGCGTGACGCGGGAGGCGATCCTGACCGCGGCGGAGCGGCTGTTCGCCGAACACGGCGTGTACGCCGTCTCCAACCGCCAGGTCAGCGAGGCCGCCGGCCAGGGCAACAACGCGGCGGTCGGCTACCACTTCGGCACCAAGGCCGACCTGGTCCGCGCGGTGGCCCGCCGGCACGCCGAGCGCATCGAGGTGCTCAGGGAGCGGGCCCTGGTCGCGGCCGGCGACTCCACCGACGTACGCGACTGGGTCGACTGCCTGGTCCGCCCGGTCACCGAGCATCTCGCCGGGCTCGGCAGCCCCACCTGGTACGCCCGGTTCTGCGCCCAGGTCATGACCGACCCGGTGCTGCGCGAGATCATGGTCGAGGAGTCCATGGTCTCGCCCGCGCTGCGGCAGGCCGTCGAGGGGCTGAACCGCACGCTCCCGGAGCTGCCGCCCGAGGTCCGTGCCGAACGTGGCCAGATGGTCCGCCTGTTGATCCTGCACACCTGCGCCGAGCGGGAACGGGCCCTCGCCGAGGGTGCCCCGACCGCGCGTGCCACCTGGGCGGAGGCGGCCGACGGCCTCGCGGACGCGGTCCTGGGCCTGTGGCTGGCCCCGGTCGGTCCGGCTCGCTGA
- a CDS encoding EamA family transporter produces the protein MATMFGSGLSNQTGAAIGSLAFPVLGPLGVVAIRQYVAALVLVAVGRPRLSDFTWRQWWPVLLLAGVFGTMNLTLYSAIDRIGLGLAVTLEFLGPLSIALASSRRRLDAGCAVLAAAGVVVLMRPQPSTDYLGMGLALAAACCWASYILLNRIVGRRIPGAQGSAAAACASAVTFLPIGILVAVRHPPTAGAVLCAVAAGVLSSAVPYLADLLTLRTVPAQTFGLFMSVNPVLAAVVGWAVLGQGLGVPEWAGIGAVVAANAASIATIRT, from the coding sequence GTGGCGACCATGTTCGGCAGCGGCCTCTCCAACCAGACCGGCGCGGCGATCGGCTCGCTGGCCTTTCCGGTCCTCGGTCCGCTCGGGGTGGTGGCGATACGCCAGTACGTCGCCGCGCTGGTCCTCGTGGCCGTCGGCCGGCCGCGCCTGAGCGACTTCACCTGGCGGCAGTGGTGGCCGGTGCTGCTGCTCGCCGGGGTCTTCGGCACCATGAACCTGACCCTGTACAGCGCGATCGACCGGATCGGCCTGGGACTGGCGGTGACTCTGGAGTTCCTGGGCCCGCTGAGCATCGCGCTGGCCAGCTCGCGGCGCCGGCTGGACGCCGGGTGCGCCGTGCTGGCGGCAGCCGGAGTCGTCGTGCTGATGCGCCCTCAGCCGTCCACCGACTACCTGGGGATGGGGCTGGCCCTGGCGGCCGCCTGCTGCTGGGCCTCGTACATCCTGCTCAACCGGATCGTCGGGCGGCGCATCCCGGGTGCGCAGGGGTCGGCGGCGGCCGCGTGTGCCTCCGCGGTGACCTTCCTGCCGATCGGGATCCTCGTCGCCGTACGGCATCCGCCGACGGCCGGAGCCGTGCTGTGCGCGGTGGCGGCGGGTGTGCTGTCGTCGGCCGTGCCCTACCTGGCCGATCTGCTCACCCTGCGCACGGTGCCGGCCCAGACCTTCGGTCTGTTCATGAGCGTCAACCCGGTGCTCGCGGCCGTGGTCGGCTGGGCGGTCCTCGGACAGGGTCTGGGCGTACCGGAGTGGGCGGGGATCGGGGCGGTGGTCGCCGCGAACGCGGCCAGCATCGCAACGATCCGCACCTGA
- a CDS encoding LysR family transcriptional regulator, with product MDEVELRQLRCLVAIVDEGTFTDAAIALGVSQAAVSRTLAGLERALGVRLLRRTSREVTPTATGLRVVAQARRVLADVAALVQEATSGHTRLRIGYAWSAVGRHTVAFQRRWTAAHPGIDLHLVRVNTASAGLGEGACDLAVVRRPLEDRRFDTAIVGLERRLCALAADDPLARRRSVRLADLTGRILLVDRRTGTTTPELWPPDTRPAVEETHDVDDWLTVI from the coding sequence ATGGATGAGGTCGAACTGCGGCAGCTGCGCTGTCTCGTCGCCATCGTCGACGAGGGCACCTTCACCGACGCGGCGATCGCCCTGGGAGTGTCCCAGGCGGCCGTGTCCCGCACCCTGGCCGGGCTCGAACGGGCCCTGGGCGTAAGGCTGTTGCGGCGGACCTCGCGCGAGGTGACCCCGACGGCGACCGGGCTGCGGGTGGTGGCGCAGGCCCGGCGGGTGCTGGCGGACGTCGCCGCCCTGGTCCAGGAGGCCACTTCGGGGCACACCCGGCTGCGGATCGGCTACGCGTGGTCGGCGGTCGGCCGTCACACCGTCGCCTTCCAGCGGCGCTGGACCGCCGCGCACCCCGGGATCGATCTGCATCTCGTCCGCGTCAACACGGCGTCCGCCGGTCTCGGCGAAGGCGCCTGCGATCTCGCGGTGGTGCGCCGGCCGCTGGAGGACCGGCGGTTCGATACGGCCATCGTGGGCCTGGAGCGGCGCCTGTGCGCGCTGGCCGCCGACGATCCGCTGGCCCGGCGCCGCTCCGTACGGCTCGCCGATCTCACCGGCCGGATCCTCCTGGTCGACCGGCGCACTGGCACCACCACCCCCGAGCTGTGGCCGCCGGACACCCGCCCCGCCGTCGAGGAGACGCATGACGTCGACGACTGGCTCACCGTCATCG